ggcaTCACCCATAAAAATCCAGATATCGcaagatgcgcaaaacgtatgtgcagtaacaatagtaggcaccaccCTTAAACTTACACAATGCAGCAATCAGCAATGGCATCATCCCCACTGGAAGAATCTTCGACCATAAAATTCTCTGGAAGCTGCTCCACTATACACTCAATCCCTAGATTCTCTACTGTGGTTGCGCTGCAGTTGAGCAGTTCGCCAAACCCTCTGAATTCGACTGTTGCATCATCCGCATCATCATTGATAGAGGGAGGAACTTCACACTCGGCCATATAGAGGGTTTCTCTGTCAACCTCGACAACTGATATGCTGGGAGGTAAGCATTTGACAGAACTAGAATGAAGCTCAAAATACTCTGGGTCAGGTGCATGGGATCCTACCCAGTCATATACAGCCATCATGGTGTCAGATGGTGAAAACCCACGCCTCAATAACCCCATGGTTGGATGACGAACCTGGACCTTTATACATGGAGAATTTGGTTCTTCTAGAACTCTAAGAGCACGCATCTGTTGAAGGGACTTCTTCCTCTGCCATTCCATCATCTCTCTCTCTATGGCTTCCTTTCTTGCCTCCTCAGTGGCTCTGTCATTTGCAAGTGATGCAAAATAAGCACTGTCCTGTTCAGCCTTGATGATGTCACGCTGCTCTGATGATCCAATCAATGTGACATGCCCTGTCTGCTCTACTTCATCCTCTACTACCAACATGGGTTTAAGATCCTCCTCATCACCACTGCTACAGGTGCCGTTACCTTGTTTTTGAACTCCTTTCACAGTGCTACATTCTGACCTGTCACGTTGCTGAGTGGTACTCTTATCTGACTGGGTAACTTCATTACCAGGGAATGATTTACATCTAGACGTCAAGTACAGCCTAATTTTGCATGTCTTGTGGGCTTCCACGTAATTCAATAATGTAAACGGAATCTCTGATTCATCCACATGTACTGTGTCTTCAATGGCTTCTGTTTTGAAATTGGCAAGGCCAAAGTCCATTTTGGAAGCCTCTCCTAAACATTTACTTGACCCATTTGGGAAAAAGAGCCTTATGCATTTTGCTATGATTTCATCTTTTCTGGCTTCTACAGGCATGTCTACTTCTCTTGACCCCCCACCTTTAAGCAACCTCACAGACTGGAACTTTCCTGTTTTCCCATTGTAATGGAGCCAGCCTAACTGGATTTTCctcgttttttcttttgcaaccTTAGTATCTGAATGTGTAGTGGGAACTTCCTTAGAAGATTGTCGTCTCTTCTTCTTTCTACTGAGAAATGCCTCTAGGAGATTCCTTTTCTTATTATCTGAACTTTTTACTTCTCTCTCCCCCACTGAGATTGTCTGGCAAAAGGCCCTGAGACTAACTCTGTCTCCCATTTTCATTAATCCCAGTTTCTCAAGCACATCATCTGTTGCATTACTCACAGCTTCCACATCCATCTATGATACAAAAACCAGATGTTTAAATAGTATGAAATATATATACCAGCAGATATTAAATTAAAACAGGGTACATCATTAAATACTAAAGTGAATGTTAGATAAAGTCATGTTCAGTAGATTTGTGGATTAAGTAAGCAAATTTAAATCAGTGATTTGAAGTTTCTCTTCTCAAATGAGCTATTTCCAGTCTTAGGGGTTGGGTCAATCCACAACATCATGCCCAGTTAGTTTCTGATGTTTCATCCCATACGTGCTTCTGCTTTACTAGCTATCTATGATCTACCACTTAAAATATACTTCTGGCACATATTAGTTTACATCCCCTTTGAGTGGGGTATTCTTAGGTTTGCAATGTACCATTTTACTAAGtaccatttaattttttttttttgtgtggttccagaaagtACCGATAACTACCCCAAGGAGGGTCACTAGAATTTCAAgaagggggggtggggtggggggctCTTAAAGGTTGAAATTATTAAATGAAAGTATGAACCTAAACTGGGTTTTCCAGAGGAATGGGGTTCAAACCAAAAAAACCCCTGTGGGGGAAGTACAGGTATTTTCTGGAGATATGCATTTTGCAAATTAGccataaaacaattattttgagaTAGCTACGTTCGTACATccactacattttttttttgtgaaaataatttatatgaGAAATAAATAGTCTTCTACCAGATTTAAAAATTACAACATGCCCACTGTTTTGAATTAATCCCCCCGGCTTTCTAAAAAAATTTGCTTTTGAAAGTGGGGCTTCCCAAGAGCTTTTATGGTATATATAagcttaatagaccttttcggcttgtacattttgttttcccaatacagatcatgtgataatactcaggaggtttggttttgttttgttcattaaaatgagagcatgcaagcatgaatatgcctgcttgcactctttttaatgaacaaaacaaaggaccaagcctcctgagtattatcacatgatctgtattgggatgtacaagccgaaaaggtctattgtattcatattcatattttatttatgttattcaaattaaaataaaggcACAGCTAGACTCTACATTTCCTTTTCTAAACGCTATACACGTTACCAATCGAATCTTTCTAAGAAATGATAATACAAAGAAGACTTCACTACAAAGTAAGCTTACCTTTTCACTTCGAAACTTTGCCACCACATCTTCCTCGAGTCCTCGTTTGTTCAGGAAGTCACAAACCTACATAACGATATCATATCATCAGCTGATAAATAAGCtcaaaagacgtctttgcagCTAAAAGCAAAGgtataatgaaaagaaaaaaggcgaTTTCAATCACGCGTACCTGGTCAACAGAACCTTCGGCTGCTTTCGCCATCTTGATCGTCACTTTAGATAATCATGAGCCCGCGGgcaaaactcgtcaaaaaaCGCGACACAAAAGTCGACAAAAAACTCGACAAAAAAGTCGACACAAAACTCGACAAAAAAGTCGACACAAAACTCGACAAAAAACTCGACACAAAAGTCGACAAAAAACTCGACACAAAAGTCGACAAAAAACTCGACAAAAAATTCGACACAAAAGTCGACACAAAAGTCGACAAAAAACTCGACACAAAACTCGACAAAAAAGTCGACACAAAAGTCGACATAAAAGTCGACAAAAAACTCGACACAAAAGTCGACAAAAAACTCGACAAAAAACTCGACACAAAACTCGACAAAAAACTCGACACAAAACTCGACAAAAAACTCGACACAAAAGTCGACAAAAAACTCGACACAAAACTCGACAAAAAAGTCGACATAAAAATGTTGCCGAAAAAGTCAATAGAAAAGTCGGCAAAAAAGTTGTCACAAAAGTCGGCAAAAAAAAGTCgacaaaaaagttgccacaaatgttggcaaaaaaaaaagaatgataaCCATGGCACTTACCGGGCTCCGTAGATTCTAGTGCGCATATCCAGcggaactatatttttgattggccgcttgcgtaacagtggcagtccgacaggaagttggtaagtaattcggaagccccagaatttggagggagattcaaaatctaaaactagtttcagtgctgtttgtttttttctacctcagaaatatgtaaatcacaaaaataaaaaagcacGAGGTTTGAATCATGTCTTATACcgtacgggaattttcccacgctgctaaaaagtgattcaagttcaagtttattgtagaatttcattatataatacatttttcaatctgtactgctcgcagttagcaatagctagtcgaggcgagcagtgattagatgtatatacaagagagaacaagtagagaaagctacggtaatcaattgtgttttacaaacgaacGGGTATgcgaatacctagtgtacagagtatacagtcaactaaaataagattactgattactgttgctgttgcaaaagtaccgtgggaaaagattatatcagtctctttgaggagaaatctgtggaataaggtcttgtcgaagccattcagaaattacggaaacatcaaatcgtAGTAGaggaggacatttgtgtcgtttccacaaaaatttgtcgatcgtgttgctggcacgatggcattttgaacgatggaatgtacgctgaaacactaaaaatacacttaccgaaagcgccagaggtttcatcttcccTTGCTCTTACGTACAGCAAACCAATGAtgatttctccagtttctttgtgagtaaggctaaaattcttgtttctcgaacactttcaacccgccatttctactgtttacggttttctcttttctgtttccggttaaactgaagcatacgtaataagaccggaacccacgttttctccaggtgatctggccgtaaataatcaaccaatcagattcaaggagaaattatttttaatgcCGCACAGAATTCTTTGCGCGCCTAGCCTTCAAAATGTGTTCCATGGATGCAACGATGGCGCCGTGAGGGTAAATAAGGCAGTTCTTTATcggaagggttttttttatcaGTATGTTTTTGTAGTGAGTAATTTTAAAACCATTGCATTTTAATGGGGTATTCAGCTTTGTTTGCTGAAGGAAGTGTGTTCAGAAGACGCAGGCAAGCCAGCTGTGCTGCTCTAACTAAACATTCACTACTATCGAGTCATCGCCTAGTTCTAAACCAACGACATGTGAAAAATTTATTAACAGTCGTTTACTTTCATTGTCTTCAACTTTGGTGGACTGAATGGAAAAACAGTGGCTCGGGGGACTTGTCAAGACTTTGCACTTCAAGATCTGAGCACTCCCATGAAACGAACGACGCTTGAACAGACTGCAAATGAAAACTTATGCTTGCCTGTGGCAAATTGCATTGATGAAATGATCTCGCAGACTGTTTTGTTACTAAAGAAATAGACGTGTTGCTGAAATTATTTAGTGCACACTGCCATAGCTCATCGGTTAACAACGTGATATCCTCGGAATACTGAACTTCATTCACCCGTCTGTTTACTTTGATTGGAACATTGCCTTGTCCTGGCGAATCTTCGGTTATTTCACCCTGAAAGTAGTAAGTACATTTGTAATTTCACCGATTTGAAATTCACCACGTAGAGTACTTTTATTCCAATACTTAAAAGTAACATAATAGTGCACGATCGAGCTGGATACTAGTAGTATGTTTTTCTAAGTTGGCAAATAAAAAGCTTAATCATAACCTTTGCAATTTTCTGAAATTTGATTGGTacattaactgctttatttttcactaattaatGTATTGTGTAGGCTTGTAATCGGACAGTGAAATCAGACAGTTGGCTGTATTTGGACACCTGTAATTATATAGTTGTATCAGCCagtcatattaagtgcactcagcaccaatcacagaatttagcACAATAACCATGGCAAGAACCACCTACCCTACCAAACCGGGgattgtccaaaatgaacgaatttgtaacattagacagtgaaatggaatgcatttgttttctttgaaactgtaatggttatgattaattggtaacaggacttcacATTCTCCAagtcggtctgtaatcatactcatGTTTAAACAAATCGTACTCCCACTATGCGGTGTTccaattttgttaatcacttgtGTAATTAcagaattggactccactcagtcgtATCACCATCGTAGTGCGTTTTTATTGGCACATTGTTCATAAATAATGAAGGATCACGCTCTGATTTTTGTCTCTTCAATTAGATTAGTGTCCAGCTGGTAAACTTGGTGCCACACCTGTTGTTCAATAGTTATTGTAACATTTTACTCATAACCTGCTTGATTGAAATACTGTCATGTttattagtctttttttttggtCTGATGTATGGTCTGTCAGTTCATTTGTGAAATTTTTCCGCAATTTCTAAAGGGCAGTCAGATGTAGTGTTaagagtaatttttttcttggcaaaaAGAGAATTACCCCCTGTATTGTGTCATTGCTACATCAAATTCTCACACGTCAAGTGCAATTTAAAAGTGCACTCAGAGATACTTTGCCCTCAGAAAATGTCCCTAGTACTGTATTTTTGATTTACCAGTTGTAAAATAGAAAAGATAGAAAAAACATAGAGATGATTAAAAGTGTTATGTTTACTATGATTGATTATAATTACCGTAGGTACCATTTTTTTCGTTCCATTTTTCCCTCATTCACATCCTGTCTTTTCCTTTCagcttacatgtatgttgatgAAGACTTCAGGGTAGTGCTCTCTCTGCATGTCAGTTCAAGGACTTCATTTGCAAATTGCTGCcaaattacttgtttttgaTACTTCTCTTTTAAAATTGGAGCATTTTGTCCTCCAGAAAATAacaatgaatttttttgtttgtttgtgagCAGTCTGCATGATGCCATCTTTGAAATTCTGTAATGTTATGGGAAGACAAATAATTTGAGCATCCAAAAGTGCCTTGTCCACATAGTATCCAACATAAGTAAGAATCTGTTTAACGGAAGTAGTAATATTTGAAGTGCCAGGAAGCCAAGGTGGATGCGTGCCTGAACTTCATATTCATCGCCTGTCAAATCATGAGGTGTGTGGAGGTTTCTGTATACTTTATCAAGACCtttacaaaatgtacataaGATTTCAAGAAGAGTTCCTCTAAAACCTGTTTTTTTCAGAATGAATGCAAGGCATTCTCTCTCCAAATGCCAAAACACCAACTTCATCAAACTAGACTGTTTTCTCCTCAAGGCGTTAATACAGACTTGGCCAATCCTTTTTTGAGGGCTACCAGAAATAGTTGATCACTACCAAAAACAGCTACAACAAAAACTAATGCACATGaattgtgagaaaaaaaaaatcaattacaGTTCtactttcaataataatttatttgaggTATGTTATCCTTTTATGGAACCTGTTAATTACACCATTCATTAATTCATACTTAATTATGAGTATGCTGAATATAAAATTTATTTGTATAGATTTTTTGGTTTTGTAATGCTTAATTGAGGATCTTTTTAAATCCTGATGACATTTTCTTAAATGCAAAGTAACAGGAACACTCATGAATATCATTATAAATACATTTGATTTGTGGCTTGTTTGGACATAGTAGTGaacatttctttaaaagaaCTCAAGTGTACATACTCATAAGTTTGATGaccttttttgaaagaaaggttcaattaattaatcattttggAGCTAACAAACCtgatgcaatttttgcaatccGCAGACACTGTGTCTCTGCAGATCGAAACCCAAGGTCGGAAGTTCCAGGGTATTACTCAGAGAGGGGTGTTCCACAGATATTTTTACAACCAGTGTTTCCCAGATTTTGTTTAGCAAACTTCCTGTGTTTTTCTTTGCTAGGGGCTTTTCCACTTAGTTCATGAACTGCCCCAGCACATTCTTTGACAGTGTCATTGTCATCATTCCCCAACCAAAGAGAAACTGTTAATACTGTGCTTAGTAAATTGTATGGCTCAATTATCTTCACCCTGACACTTATCTCCCCAGTGAAATGATGTGACCATTTCAACCATGGGAAACCATCAGTGTAATCCATAATGATAATGCTGCTGTTTGGTGCTGTAATTGCACTCTGCACTCCTGACTGACTAATAAATAGTGTTAAGTATTTCTCAATGTCAACATAGCCAACAACTACCTCTCCCAATTCATTAAAAGTCAGTCCAATCTTTTCTAGCAATTCTTGACGTGGGTCATTAAGTTTATCAAAAGTTTCGTCCTTACTGAGAATGCAATCAATTGTTCTTCCCCACTTGTTTCTCAAAATGTCTTGTGATAAGAACAAGTTAAGTattaaaaacaaacttgaactTGTTAACAAAAGTGGACTGAGAGCTGTATACTGTGACTATAAATCACCTTATGAGGAACTACTATTAAGGAGAGCTAATTACAAGTTAACCACCATATATAACAGAAGATTACAAAACATCGCAGTATTTATGTACAAGATTAAAAACAAGTTGCTAACTCAAAACCGTCGTAGACTTATTTACTTGCCCTAATCATAAATATAATCTTAGAAATACTGATTTTTCAATAAACAGTTTTAACATAGTGAAGTACGGTAAGAACAGCCTTAGATACTTCGGACCTCATTTGTGGTCCAAACTTAATTCAAGAATAAGATCGGAACCTTCTGTTAGTGTTTTTGAGAACAAAATTAGAAAACTTAACTTTACATACTTGATTATAATTTTTTCTAAATTATATATGTGTACATACATTTATATTTCTTGGCATTGAATTGTGAATTAGATTAGATTTAtggtatttttgttttctttccttttgtctcCCCGATTAGTAGGGCACATGTGCCCGGCTATAAGATTTGAGACTAATGCCAAATGAACCAACAATACTACAAGAAAACTCTTTGAATGCGGAATGTTCTCTTTTAAAAACCAAAGGCATTAGGGAGTctttaacaaataaacaaacacaaacaagaaACATTGATGGAAAACAGTATCTTTAATACTGTATAAAAATTACACACATCAAAAGCAAAAGTAAAACACGAAGTGATTTTCATACGATCATGCAACTTGTTGCACGAAGCTTCCATCCAAATCGGAACAGATTTGCCGTCGAAGGATGTTTTCCAACCGTCCAAATCAACATTTCCCATATTAACAACAACATTATGAGTTCAAGTCACGGTATTAGTGAAGAATAAAACAATTCCCGACAGCAAACATCGTGAGGGTAGTGGCCACCATCATTCAACCTCCTCACAGTGATGCGCGTGCTGCCTTTTGGGAtacaccagatcacctggctgggaaaatggagtcgattatcccagagtctctccgggcaacctcgttcccagggtcttctcggctttcaatatggcggcgggtcttgagaagaccctggcacacagtgaactaaaaagatcgctgattggtgcttttctcacatgaactctaattggtttaatgtcgaaagaaagatggcggctcgTGAGGAGggccagaagaagaacagaagtcgtgtttaaatcattttcaaaattgtagctgttccgtaagaagcagccgcaaattaacaagcataacagtcaaaaataattcgccgttttttcacgttgcacgGTGATCTACATCAGTcctcgattccaattaaagctacgttggcttttcacaacctctggcatagcgatcgctctaatatagaaggatataacggtgtttgaaagacgtaacggtaattaagtgattttatttcgtacgtacctttacgctttggttcattttggcgtctcacaattgtaattccctgatgcgagtattgttactgttgttcaatgttttcaccatgtcagattgtgttacaaattataaaattgttcaATGGGGTTCATAGactattgatgtggttgatttagcagttgtatgtgacgctgttgactcgtgtgacagctgcaatgaaggcgggtctgttaaatacacgtcacattccacaggtcaagactagaggtcgctgctccaataatcaacatttttgttgagtgattagcgctagcagacacttttggtgttgtttatttgtctgcagtacggtgacatgtacactcacctgtggaatgtaacctgtgttttattttaatagacctgcagctgcagtaatccatattctttcccatcccttccacactcttcagctagtggtgcacagagagatctagctcggTCGATTTTTACCATTGCctcttactttcattaataaaaaatattttaaatctcctcaccccaaacaaaatgcatgtcatcttgtaattttccaagagagttatttaagattgtgaagtcttaacaataattattattcttgaaaataattgtaaggcttatcattaaagtcttattgacctgtcaattcgctaacaacttcaatttttgcttcttctgatttaaaaatataaatatgtatattaaacagtattctttaattttgtacacattacttttttatCGTCACACTCgtgtgagttttcttgtactccaataatttaaattgaattattcattttcaaaacatgctttgaaaacattctctagcattgctcaaattgtggcattttaattactgtctgaagatgtggtacattgagtgatttgggggaagattgcggattggacagggggattgggaaataaaattgaaggtgacaaagcacaggaaatttgcaacttcatcagcaacaagaaactatttcacaaaaagaaacagtgttttgtttctggaatggtaagggcaggagaaaagataaaatactgtagtgtgggtcacttggtcggtcatatatatttcgctttgtctattgaaactctcaacaaaggacaaaaatgtggacgcaaactctctgaacggttagaagcgtgtcaaggaatattaaccattaaaagagaagaacataatgatacttgtctacaaatacctactattccttcaaatgccacagcataaaatttcaaattccattttctgtgaatcttccataAAATTTACTTGtggtacatgtgaacctaggaagttaccagtactagctttaaaataactggttcctggaaaacccaatttactactacaactcaccagtgggaagatttttacattacttattaccatgaagagagatagctttggatttttcaacaatatatccctttaatataaccgaaaatcattcagatagtgaaaacttcaaattttgacccatttcgttcactttcatgcttgtcagcattatgatttgctatacttcaggttcacatgttcacaagtttgtttttacatctcatagatgtttagatgttcaattacaaactctgttttgaacggccactctacttcattgtgtaaatagttcaccctgaagtgtaaatagttcaccctgaagtctaaatagatacaattcgtttctgagtaaatgaaacgaaacaaaaatgtagtttaaggaatggaggcaaataaaacaaactgtgccattgtcactgcctccaaaacagtAGATTAAAAGacagtttgataaaacagcaaagatccacccctaaccgtgggctcattcgacaagaactgctaaagatcatgagatgcttatgtttaggacttgcacaaattgtgcccttttttaattaggttcaacagatttcatgagcagcattccaagacatcacattgtcttcactggtaggacaagacatggaaaagttcttttcatagcttgaaaagtgcaagaagcagattgctaatcctatggaatagcatgttcaacaatgtacattggcttgattatgtcaactttaccacaaaatatattaattttacaataacaagttgtaagaatgtgggcactaaacatgctgtggttccctgttggcaatcagaagacaattaaaatactgatttcacactgacatgacaatacttgcagtcaatcgatgagatgagagataaaaccacaatacaacaatctaatggtttcactgtgaaaatgaagtaccacagatatgtggtataataatacttccttttaggaaaatagctttgggtcaatgtatactggggaaagtcgtggtcagaaggctcatatacaccgataagaaaaagacaatcattcaagtgtatgaaaaattttaaatgataattaggtttaattgattgcaatataaactatacattacggaagacagcgaacacacctccgtgactaaatagctagagccagggctttcattaaaccttagctcactgaattttacggtaatcaaatgtctgtgataTTACGGGTGAAATTGTatgcaatggctgtttccaaactgtttaaaaatcacagccccgagaaataatagccgtctataaaattgcattggtttaaaataacatgaaatgaaaagaaaagcaagatttctctctcatctaccgcattctcgttgctcgtgcattcatccatccgtatttttggtttcttacatcaaat
Above is a window of Montipora capricornis isolate CH-2021 chromosome 6, ASM3666992v2, whole genome shotgun sequence DNA encoding:
- the LOC138052560 gene encoding uncharacterized protein, whose translation is MAKAAEGSVDQVCDFLNKRGLEEDVVAKFRSEKMDVEAVSNATDDVLEKLGLMKMGDRVSLRAFCQTISVGEREVKSSDNKKRNLLEAFLSRKKKRRQSSKEVPTTHSDTKVAKEKTRKIQLGWLHYNGKTGKFQSVRLLKGGGSREVDMPVEARKDEIIAKCIRLFFPNGSSKCLGEASKMDFGLANFKTEAIEDTVHVDESEIPFTLLNYVEAHKTCKIRLYLTSRCKSFPGNEVTQSDKSTTQQRDRSECSTVKGVQKQGNGTCSSGDEEDLKPMLVVEDEVEQTGHVTLIGSSEQRDIIKAEQDSAYFASLANDRATEEARKEAIEREMMEWQRKKSLQQMRALRVLEEPNSPCIKVQVRHPTMGLLRRGFSPSDTMMAVYDWVGSHAPDPEYFELHSSSVKCLPPSISVVEVDRETLYMAECEVPPSINDDADDATVEFRGFGELLNCSATTVENLGIECIVEQLPENFMVEDSSSGDDAIADCCIVNSHQNEAERKKLSVGSYARGRKFREMVNNGMLECRDHLTGLQSQFVEVFQESDEDKRNNHFDDENALRTPSEVPQRENDQHEYLNEDVSVNVVNESTSSNMCILRIRRVRVYRDMIEAFQEENIMSTTLKIVMVDGRGEEEQGVDVGGVYRDAVALFWQEFNDSSTLGERERVPTLRHDFQSSEWSAIGRILAKGYLDLGYFPCMLSQAFIVSVLFGENSVPEQTLLKSFQKYIAKDEEEIVAEALKGNLDDTELIDVLDRFGCRKVPTQENAKDLILEVAHKEMVQKPQYVADAWREALVMLKSKLELSTIEGLRNMYQELEPTNKKVLNMLQATPKNNAERASLDYLKRFVRGMDQGQLKSFLRYVTGADVLCVPSIIVQFTTVDGLARRPIAHTCGALLELPATYDSFPELREEFSNILAKTKWQNDIM